A window of the Yersinia rochesterensis genome harbors these coding sequences:
- the mscM gene encoding miniconductance mechanosensitive channel MscM, with product MRLIISWFSAILLSLVMLLSLPLHAATQPNEDQLRQELKQAEANKGMVNQAEIVQALQGALSWLADAKESDIRAQQYQKAIDDFPKLTRELRQQLAQEGDKPLPVPNNLSTSELEQQVLQVSSQLLELSRLSQQEQDRAREISESLNQLPQQQSEARRILAEISTRLQAQSSPTTPVAQAQLALLQAEAVARKAKANELELSQLSANNRQELSRLRAELYKKRQERVDAQLQSLRNNLNSQRQQAAEQALERTELLAEQGGDLPESITQQLQINRDLSQALNQQVQRIDLISSQQRQAVTQTQQVRQALSTIREQAQWLGVSTALGEALRAQVARLPDVPKNQQLDRDMAQLRVQRLQYEDMLEKLQQQNVKLTQDDGTPLTTEQQRILDAQWRTQRELLNSLLSGYDTQILELTKLKVANSQLVDALSEVREATHRYLFWVADVSPISLSYPLNVAHDLTRLLSLDTLSQLSQAFVMMMTSQETLLPIIGALLFVGFSISSRRHYHAFLERASSRVGKVTQDHFSLTLRTVFWSILMALPLPVLWAAVGYGLQNAWSYPMAIAIGNAVTATVPVLWVFMISASFAHPHGLFITHFRWSPTQVGRAMRFYRMSVWLIIPLMMALITFENYNDREFAGTLGRLCFILLCIALSLVTNSLKRAGIPLYLDKKGSGDNIVNTALWGLLLSAPLMAALASALGYLTTSQALLARLETSVAIWFFLLVVYHIIRRWMLIQRRRIAFDRAKQRRADILAQRARGEDDTIPHNNSTEGSIDVEEPVIDLDVISAQSLRLVRSILTMIALVSVIVLWSEIHSAFGFLENIRLWDSSSTINGIESVQAITMGSLLIAILVMIVTTQLVRNFPALLELALLQHLDLTPGTGYAISTITKYLLILIGGLVGFSMLGIEWAKFQWLVAALGLGLGFGLQEIFANFVSGLIILFEKPIRIGDTVTIRDLTGSVTKINTRATTISDWDRKEIIVPNKAFITEQFINWSLSDSITRVVLTVPAPAETSSEEVTEVLLTAARRCTLVLDNPPPEVYLVDLQQGIQIFELRIYAAEMGHRMPLRHEIHQLILAGYREHGITLPFPPFQARLETLGRGRVVSSNRSRTPGSL from the coding sequence GTGCGCCTAATAATTTCATGGTTTTCAGCCATTTTACTGTCATTAGTCATGTTGTTGTCCCTGCCGCTTCATGCGGCAACTCAGCCGAATGAAGATCAGCTCAGACAAGAGCTGAAACAGGCTGAAGCCAATAAAGGGATGGTAAATCAGGCAGAAATTGTTCAGGCGCTGCAAGGGGCTCTTAGTTGGTTAGCGGATGCCAAAGAATCTGATATCCGCGCCCAGCAGTATCAAAAAGCCATTGATGACTTTCCTAAGCTCACCCGTGAGTTACGCCAACAATTGGCGCAGGAAGGGGATAAACCCCTGCCAGTCCCTAATAATCTGTCCACGTCCGAACTGGAACAGCAAGTGCTGCAAGTCAGCAGCCAATTATTAGAGTTAAGCCGCCTGTCACAGCAGGAGCAAGACCGCGCACGGGAAATCAGTGAGTCACTGAATCAGCTGCCGCAACAACAATCAGAAGCCCGGCGCATTCTGGCAGAAATCAGCACGCGACTTCAGGCGCAAAGTAGCCCCACCACCCCAGTAGCACAAGCGCAGTTGGCATTATTGCAAGCTGAAGCCGTGGCCCGCAAAGCGAAAGCCAATGAGCTGGAGCTTTCCCAACTCTCCGCCAATAATCGCCAAGAGCTTTCCCGGCTACGGGCCGAGCTATACAAAAAGCGCCAGGAGCGGGTCGATGCTCAACTCCAGAGCTTGCGTAACAACCTGAATAGTCAGCGCCAACAAGCCGCAGAACAAGCGCTCGAGCGCACAGAATTACTGGCCGAACAAGGCGGTGATTTACCTGAATCTATTACCCAACAGTTGCAAATAAACCGCGATTTGTCTCAAGCGCTAAATCAGCAAGTGCAGCGCATTGACCTGATTTCCTCGCAGCAACGCCAGGCCGTCACACAAACTCAGCAGGTTCGTCAGGCACTTAGCACTATCCGTGAGCAAGCTCAATGGTTGGGGGTTTCAACCGCATTGGGTGAAGCATTGCGAGCACAAGTGGCGAGGTTGCCCGATGTGCCCAAAAATCAGCAATTGGATCGCGATATGGCCCAATTGCGAGTTCAACGTCTGCAATATGAAGACATGCTGGAGAAGTTACAGCAGCAAAATGTCAAATTAACACAAGACGATGGCACGCCACTGACCACTGAGCAACAGCGAATTCTCGATGCTCAGTGGCGCACGCAGCGCGAATTACTGAATTCTCTGTTATCCGGTTATGACACTCAGATTCTTGAGCTGACCAAGCTGAAAGTGGCCAACAGTCAGTTAGTGGATGCCTTAAGTGAAGTTCGCGAAGCGACCCACCGCTACCTGTTTTGGGTGGCGGATGTTAGCCCGATATCACTCTCTTATCCGCTTAACGTCGCCCATGACCTCACCCGTTTGCTGTCACTCGACACCCTTTCGCAGCTCAGCCAAGCCTTTGTCATGATGATGACTAGCCAAGAAACATTGCTGCCAATTATTGGCGCGCTACTGTTTGTCGGTTTCAGTATCAGCTCTCGCCGCCATTATCATGCTTTCCTGGAGCGCGCCAGCAGCCGTGTTGGCAAGGTTACACAAGACCATTTCTCCCTGACGTTGCGCACCGTATTCTGGTCCATTCTGATGGCGTTGCCGTTGCCTGTCTTATGGGCGGCGGTCGGATATGGTTTGCAAAATGCCTGGTCATATCCGATGGCTATCGCCATTGGTAATGCTGTCACCGCGACCGTGCCGGTGCTGTGGGTATTTATGATAAGCGCCTCATTTGCCCATCCACATGGCCTGTTTATTACCCACTTCCGCTGGTCACCAACCCAAGTGGGCCGGGCAATGCGCTTCTATCGCATGTCAGTGTGGTTGATTATCCCACTGATGATGGCGCTGATTACATTCGAGAATTATAACGACCGCGAATTCGCTGGCACACTGGGCCGGCTGTGCTTTATTTTGCTGTGTATTGCCTTAAGTTTGGTCACCAACAGCTTGAAGCGGGCGGGTATTCCACTCTATCTGGATAAAAAAGGTTCTGGCGATAATATTGTTAACACCGCGCTATGGGGGCTTTTACTGTCTGCGCCATTGATGGCAGCATTGGCATCTGCTCTGGGTTATCTCACCACGTCACAAGCATTGTTAGCCCGTCTGGAAACCTCGGTCGCTATCTGGTTCTTCTTGTTGGTGGTTTATCATATTATCCGCCGCTGGATGCTGATTCAGCGCCGCCGCATTGCCTTTGATCGCGCCAAACAGCGCCGTGCTGATATTCTGGCGCAACGTGCCCGTGGCGAAGACGATACAATACCGCACAATAACAGCACGGAAGGCTCCATTGATGTTGAAGAACCGGTGATTGATCTGGATGTGATCAGCGCGCAGTCTCTGCGACTGGTGCGATCCATTCTGACCATGATCGCGTTAGTTTCTGTGATAGTGCTGTGGTCTGAGATTCATTCAGCTTTTGGTTTCCTGGAAAATATTCGCTTGTGGGACTCGTCATCGACGATAAACGGTATTGAGTCAGTACAGGCGATCACCATGGGATCACTGCTGATCGCTATTCTGGTGATGATCGTGACAACCCAACTGGTGCGTAATTTCCCAGCCCTGCTGGAGCTGGCACTGTTACAACATTTGGATCTGACCCCCGGAACCGGCTATGCCATCTCCACGATTACCAAATATCTGTTGATCCTGATTGGGGGTTTGGTTGGTTTTTCTATGCTGGGAATCGAATGGGCGAAATTCCAATGGCTGGTTGCTGCTCTGGGTTTGGGGCTAGGCTTTGGTTTGCAGGAGATTTTCGCCAACTTCGTCTCCGGCTTGATCATCTTGTTTGAAAAACCGATCCGCATCGGCGATACCGTGACTATCCGTGACCTCACCGGTAGCGTCACCAAAATTAATACTCGCGCCACGACCATCTCAGATTGGGATCGTAAAGAAATTATCGTGCCGAATAAGGCCTTTATTACTGAGCAATTTATTAACTGGTCGCTGTCGGATTCCATTACCCGTGTGGTCTTGACGGTACCGGCCCCAGCAGAAACCAGTAGCGAAGAAGTGACGGAAGTATTACTGACCGCGGCGCGCCGCTGTACCTTGGTCTTGGATAACCCGCCACCCGAGGTCTATTTGGTCGATCTCCAGCAAGGGATCCAAATTTTCGAGCTGCGTATTTACGCCGCCGAAATGGGCCACCGTATGCCGCTGCGTCATGAGATTCATCAGTTGATTCTGGCCGGTTACCGCGAGCACGGTATTACTCTGCCATTCCCACCTTTCCAGGCCCGTCTGGAAACTTTGGGCCGTGGGCGCGTGGTTTCGTCGAATCGCAGCCGCACACCGGGCAGCTTGTAA
- the asd gene encoding archaetidylserine decarboxylase (Phosphatidylserine decarboxylase is synthesized as a single chain precursor. Generation of the pyruvoyl active site from a Ser is coupled to cleavage of a Gly-Ser bond between the larger (beta) and smaller (alpha chains). It is an integral membrane protein.) produces MLDSLKIRLQYLLPKLGLTRLAGWGADKQGGWLTQLVIKAFARYYKVDMKEAQAPEFSAYRTFNEFFVRPLRAGARPVVVEENLLVQPADGAISQLGTIHDGQILQAKGHDYSVEALLAGNYMLAAEFQNGQFVTTYLAPRDYHRVHMPCDGVLREMIYVPGDLFSVNPLTAANVPNLFARNERVICIFDTAFGPMAQILVGATIVGSIETVWAGTITPPREGVIRRWTYPQAGAEGAVTLEKGQEMGRFKLGSTVINLFAEGKVHLAPQLNSGSVTRMGEVLAEAIPATPPC; encoded by the coding sequence GTGCTGGATAGTCTCAAAATCAGATTACAATATTTACTTCCTAAGCTTGGTCTGACCCGTTTGGCGGGCTGGGGCGCAGATAAACAAGGTGGCTGGTTGACGCAACTGGTTATCAAGGCGTTTGCTCGCTATTACAAAGTTGATATGAAAGAAGCACAAGCACCTGAATTCTCTGCTTATCGCACATTTAACGAATTCTTTGTGCGCCCGCTCCGTGCCGGTGCGCGCCCCGTTGTGGTTGAAGAAAATCTATTAGTTCAACCCGCTGATGGCGCTATCAGTCAGTTAGGCACCATTCATGATGGGCAAATCTTGCAGGCAAAAGGCCACGACTACAGTGTGGAAGCTTTGTTGGCAGGTAACTATATGCTGGCTGCTGAGTTCCAGAATGGGCAGTTCGTCACCACTTATCTGGCTCCGCGCGATTATCACCGCGTGCATATGCCATGTGATGGTGTGTTGCGTGAAATGATTTATGTTCCGGGTGATTTATTCTCGGTCAATCCATTGACCGCAGCGAATGTTCCTAACCTGTTCGCCCGTAACGAGCGCGTCATTTGTATCTTTGACACCGCCTTTGGCCCGATGGCACAAATTCTGGTGGGTGCCACTATCGTGGGCAGCATAGAAACCGTCTGGGCGGGCACTATTACCCCACCGCGGGAAGGTGTGATTCGCCGCTGGACTTACCCGCAGGCTGGGGCTGAAGGTGCTGTCACGCTGGAGAAAGGGCAAGAAATGGGCCGCTTTAAGTTGGGCTCGACGGTGATTAACTTGTTTGCTGAGGGCAAAGTACATTTAGCGCCACAGTTAAACAGCGGTTCGGTTACCCGCATGGGTGAAGTATTAGCCGAAGCTATCCCCGCGACCCCGCCGTGCTAG
- the rsgA gene encoding small ribosomal subunit biogenesis GTPase RsgA yields MSKNKLSKGQQRRVQANHQRRLRTDRKPELDDSQLGDAQEGIVISRFGQHADVEAADGVQHRCNIRRTIKSLVTGDRVVWRPGLQAQEGVRVKGIVEAVHERTSVLTRPDLYDGVKPIAANINQIVIVSAILPELSLNIIDRYLVACETLDVEPLIVLNKIDLLDADGRKFVDGMMDIYRRIGYNVLEVSSQTREGMEAFEQALAGRISIFAGQSGVGKSSLLNALLPPTDNEILVNTVSGNSGLGQHTTTAARLYHFQHGGDVIDSPGVREFGLWHLAPEQITQGFVEFRDYLGHCKFRDCSHTTDPGCALREAVEQGKIAEERFDNYHRILESMEQAKPRKTSDSDEK; encoded by the coding sequence GTGAGTAAGAATAAACTGTCGAAAGGTCAGCAACGCCGTGTACAGGCTAACCATCAGCGCCGGCTACGCACTGATAGAAAACCTGAGTTAGATGACTCTCAGCTTGGCGATGCGCAAGAAGGTATCGTAATCAGTCGCTTCGGTCAGCATGCTGATGTCGAAGCTGCCGATGGTGTTCAGCATCGTTGTAATATCCGCCGTACCATCAAGTCACTGGTGACGGGTGACCGTGTGGTTTGGCGTCCCGGCCTGCAAGCGCAGGAAGGTGTGCGAGTTAAAGGTATTGTCGAAGCCGTTCATGAGCGGACATCCGTTCTAACGCGCCCTGATTTGTATGACGGTGTGAAGCCGATCGCCGCGAATATTAATCAGATTGTGATCGTTTCGGCGATTTTGCCCGAACTTTCGCTCAATATCATCGACCGCTATCTGGTGGCCTGTGAAACATTAGATGTCGAGCCGTTAATCGTACTGAATAAAATCGATTTACTGGACGCCGATGGCCGTAAATTCGTTGATGGCATGATGGATATCTATCGCCGTATTGGCTACAACGTATTAGAAGTTTCCAGCCAAACCCGTGAAGGGATGGAAGCCTTTGAACAGGCGCTAGCTGGGCGGATAAGTATCTTTGCCGGTCAGTCAGGGGTGGGTAAATCCAGCCTATTGAATGCCTTGTTGCCGCCAACAGATAATGAAATTTTGGTCAATACCGTGTCCGGCAACTCAGGGCTGGGCCAGCACACCACCACCGCCGCTCGTTTATATCACTTCCAGCATGGTGGTGATGTGATTGATTCACCGGGGGTACGTGAATTCGGTCTGTGGCATCTGGCTCCGGAACAAATTACGCAAGGTTTTGTCGAATTCCGTGATTATCTTGGTCATTGCAAGTTCCGCGATTGTAGCCACACCACCGATCCCGGCTGTGCGCTGCGCGAAGCGGTAGAGCAAGGTAAAATTGCCGAGGAGCGCTTTGATAATTATCATCGCATTCTGGAAAGTATGGAGCAGGCGAAGCCGCGCAAGACATCAGATAGTGATGAGAAATAG
- the orn gene encoding oligoribonuclease, with translation MAENQNNLIWIDLEMTGLDPQRDRIIEIATLVTDANLNILAEGPVLAVHQSDEQLGLMDEWNVRTHTGSGLVQRVKDSPFSDSDAELQTIEFLKQWVPAGVSPICGNSVGQDRRFLFRYMPELEAYFHYRYLDVSTLKELARRWKPEILAGFKKKNTHQALDDIRESVAELAYYREHFIQS, from the coding sequence ATGGCAGAAAATCAAAATAATCTAATCTGGATCGATCTAGAAATGACCGGTCTTGATCCGCAGCGGGATCGGATCATCGAGATAGCCACACTGGTTACCGATGCTAACCTGAATATCCTGGCGGAAGGCCCGGTGTTGGCCGTCCACCAGTCTGATGAGCAGCTTGGGCTAATGGATGAGTGGAATGTGCGCACGCATACCGGCAGTGGCTTGGTTCAGCGCGTTAAAGACAGCCCCTTTAGTGATAGCGATGCTGAGTTGCAAACAATTGAATTTCTAAAGCAGTGGGTTCCGGCAGGCGTTTCCCCTATTTGCGGTAACAGCGTGGGTCAAGACCGGCGCTTCCTGTTCCGCTATATGCCAGAGCTTGAAGCTTACTTCCATTACCGTTATCTGGATGTCAGCACCTTAAAAGAACTGGCCCGCCGCTGGAAACCTGAGATTCTGGCGGGTTTTAAAAAGAAAAATACTCATCAGGCACTGGATGATATCCGCGAGTCAGTGGCCGAGCTTGCTTATTATCGCGAACATT